The following proteins are encoded in a genomic region of [Eubacterium] hominis:
- a CDS encoding exonuclease SbcCD subunit D: MRILHTADWHLGIDLHRMSLLEDQKYFFQQLQAIIKEKQVDVIIIAGDIYDTALANKEAIRLYDQMMSCLCLEMKKEVIVIAGNHDSGERLSSLKDLVKPMGLHIYGRMDQEVEPLIIQNCAFYPIPFFHLETMRNVYQAKVKNLDEAFAMILERAKQKTVNISTHIAIAHTFCANASVSESDRFANVGGSDLVSADVFSDMQYTALGHLHRKQKLHHHVYYSGSPLAYSFSEAQYKKAVLIYDSETDEVEEITIHPLHPLISLQGNFDQIQKIIQEGLDTNAYYKIELQDQSVQYEMMDYFREHVETLLQLSGKNALQNQNVSIALDEMEEMNDLDIVSHFFQDYYDEVLDEEETGWFLEASQMVEEV, encoded by the coding sequence ATGCGTATACTACATACAGCAGACTGGCATTTGGGCATTGATTTACATCGAATGTCTTTATTAGAAGATCAAAAATACTTTTTTCAACAATTACAAGCCATCATCAAAGAAAAACAGGTAGATGTTATCATAATCGCAGGAGATATCTATGATACTGCCCTTGCGAATAAAGAGGCAATCCGTTTGTATGATCAAATGATGAGCTGTTTATGTCTGGAAATGAAAAAAGAAGTTATTGTGATTGCGGGAAATCATGATTCCGGAGAGCGTTTATCATCATTAAAAGATCTGGTAAAGCCTATGGGATTGCATATATATGGGCGCATGGACCAGGAAGTAGAACCATTGATCATACAAAACTGTGCATTTTATCCTATACCTTTTTTTCATTTAGAAACTATGCGCAATGTTTATCAGGCAAAGGTAAAAAATCTAGATGAAGCTTTTGCGATGATATTGGAAAGAGCTAAACAAAAGACGGTAAATATATCCACCCATATCGCGATTGCGCATACTTTTTGTGCGAATGCAAGCGTCAGTGAAAGTGATCGTTTTGCGAATGTCGGCGGTTCTGATTTGGTATCGGCAGATGTTTTTTCAGATATGCAGTATACAGCACTTGGACATTTACATCGTAAACAAAAGCTACACCACCATGTTTACTATAGTGGCTCTCCCTTAGCTTATTCTTTCTCAGAAGCCCAATATAAAAAAGCTGTCTTGATTTATGATAGTGAAACAGATGAGGTAGAAGAAATAACAATCCATCCACTTCATCCCCTAATCAGCCTACAAGGCAATTTTGATCAGATACAAAAAATTATACAAGAAGGCCTAGATACCAATGCTTATTACAAAATAGAACTTCAAGATCAAAGTGTACAGTATGAAATGATGGATTATTTCCGTGAGCATGTGGAAACACTATTACAATTAAGTGGCAAGAATGCTTTACAAAACCAAAATGTCAGTATCGCATTGGATGAGATGGAAGAAATGAATGATTTAGATATTGTTTCCCATTTCTTTCAGGATTATTATGATGAAGTATTAGATGAAGAAGAAACAGGCTGGTTTTTAGAAGCCAGTCAGATGGTAGAGGAGGTGTAG
- a CDS encoding SMC family ATPase, with the protein MLPEKLTMQAFGPYVDKQEIDFDNFSHLFLIRGETGSGKTMILDAMTYALYGKSSGGQREELESMRSRFVKDDTPTIIDFTFALHGKHYRFMRKVEVKEKRNKDKTIKVSVDAGEMLDDQFYPFFENPKLRNIEEKAIELIGLTHEQFIQVMVLPQGKFEKLLTSKSEEKQEILRTLFQMDKWENITIYLSDKANLMKKQMDEKKQRMDALYQGAMVKDQEDVLCQIQEKEAVLQKMEEKSLILEHDLTKLQDILNEQKMLHDLVVEQQTLLKKQGQLHQQKQIIEKIKQRIEEYHQVEMILPYFHSYKKSQMEHLKRQADLQKAQQQWKIMQEKMRHLEDMRKDNEKGMIIYQNLQNEATSLQNCKEAFLELQQLQKQKNLYQNKQKEIKQRMEAHSLQLKAIEEQHETMYQAYLNDTAMQLRETLQDQKPCPVCGSLHHPYEKMMTNQYVDVMALKSLKETLEQEKQKQSELEKQWIKISTDYDHYIHQYAQQKTSYQTKFSAYASLDTIEKLQNEEKNLKQKLLTIYQKQQQQQKEIENILLKHKEAQGKLETAKTEIIRAQDMEKEAHMAYLAHCTEDMKEEVLLHQPDAAQIKKDEKQIEEYQTMMIKTASRMEEVTLQLKNKKIEDLQMLNQDMIRLQQERKAHMQMMADVKSRIELLKDIQKQGASMSEEYEKLQPSYQKLLHFSRAMRGDNSVGIERYVLGIMLSNITANANQLLAGVHHGRYQIYRSEHASGKTRKAGLEFSIYDAYSCSMRNVVSLSGGEKFLVSLALSLALSMSVQARNGGISFDCMFIDEGFGTLDEHSIADALSILEKMSKQKGKIGIISHVEVLKENIPGGIEVEKTRNGSTIIIRKD; encoded by the coding sequence ATGTTACCTGAAAAACTCACGATGCAGGCCTTTGGTCCCTACGTAGATAAACAAGAAATCGATTTTGATAATTTTTCACATCTGTTTTTGATACGGGGAGAAACCGGCAGTGGAAAAACCATGATTCTGGACGCAATGACCTATGCATTATATGGAAAAAGCAGTGGGGGACAGCGGGAAGAATTAGAGAGTATGCGTTCACGCTTTGTCAAAGATGATACACCTACCATCATTGATTTTACATTTGCTTTGCATGGAAAACATTATCGTTTTATGCGAAAAGTAGAAGTAAAAGAAAAACGCAATAAAGATAAGACAATAAAAGTAAGTGTTGATGCAGGAGAGATGCTCGATGATCAATTCTATCCATTCTTTGAAAATCCAAAACTTAGAAATATCGAAGAAAAAGCTATAGAATTAATCGGATTAACGCATGAACAGTTTATTCAGGTCATGGTACTTCCACAGGGCAAATTTGAGAAGCTGTTGACGAGTAAAAGCGAGGAAAAACAAGAAATTCTGCGTACCCTGTTTCAAATGGACAAGTGGGAAAATATTACGATTTATCTAAGTGATAAAGCCAACCTGATGAAAAAGCAGATGGATGAAAAAAAACAGCGCATGGATGCATTGTATCAGGGCGCCATGGTAAAAGATCAAGAAGATGTCTTATGTCAAATACAGGAAAAAGAAGCAGTTCTTCAAAAGATGGAAGAAAAATCTTTGATTTTAGAACATGATCTTACAAAACTTCAGGATATCCTAAATGAACAAAAAATGCTTCATGATCTGGTTGTGGAGCAACAAACATTATTAAAGAAACAAGGCCAGCTGCACCAACAGAAACAAATTATTGAAAAAATAAAACAGCGTATAGAAGAATATCATCAGGTAGAAATGATTCTGCCTTATTTTCACAGTTACAAGAAAAGTCAGATGGAACATCTAAAACGACAGGCAGACTTACAAAAGGCACAACAGCAGTGGAAGATCATGCAGGAAAAAATGCGTCACTTAGAAGATATGCGCAAGGATAATGAAAAAGGTATGATCATTTATCAAAACCTGCAGAATGAAGCGACATCTCTTCAAAACTGTAAAGAGGCATTTTTAGAATTGCAGCAGTTGCAAAAGCAGAAAAATCTATATCAGAATAAACAAAAAGAAATCAAGCAGCGCATGGAAGCACACAGCTTACAGTTAAAAGCTATTGAGGAGCAACATGAAACTATGTATCAGGCCTATTTGAATGATACGGCAATGCAGTTAAGAGAAACGTTGCAGGATCAAAAACCATGTCCTGTATGTGGGTCACTACATCATCCCTATGAAAAAATGATGACGAATCAATATGTAGATGTGATGGCATTAAAAAGCCTGAAAGAAACATTAGAACAGGAGAAACAAAAACAGTCAGAACTAGAAAAGCAATGGATAAAAATAAGCACAGATTATGATCATTACATCCATCAATATGCACAACAAAAAACTAGCTATCAAACAAAATTTTCTGCCTACGCATCACTTGATACTATTGAAAAATTACAAAATGAAGAAAAAAACTTAAAACAGAAGCTTTTGACAATTTATCAAAAACAACAACAGCAGCAAAAAGAAATTGAAAACATTTTACTAAAACACAAAGAAGCACAGGGCAAACTGGAAACAGCCAAAACAGAGATCATACGGGCACAAGATATGGAAAAAGAAGCACATATGGCATACCTTGCCCATTGCACAGAGGATATGAAGGAAGAAGTTTTACTACATCAGCCAGATGCCGCACAAATAAAAAAAGATGAAAAACAAATAGAAGAATATCAGACAATGATGATTAAAACAGCATCCCGCATGGAAGAAGTAACTCTGCAGTTAAAAAATAAAAAAATAGAAGATCTACAGATGCTGAATCAGGATATGATCAGGCTTCAACAGGAAAGAAAAGCACATATGCAAATGATGGCAGATGTAAAAAGCCGGATCGAGCTTTTAAAGGATATCCAAAAACAGGGCGCCAGCATGAGTGAGGAATATGAAAAACTACAGCCAAGTTATCAGAAACTTCTGCATTTTTCAAGGGCAATGCGGGGAGATAACAGCGTTGGTATTGAACGTTATGTATTGGGAATCATGCTTTCCAACATCACCGCAAATGCCAATCAGTTGTTAGCTGGTGTACATCATGGTAGATATCAAATCTATCGAAGCGAACATGCCAGTGGGAAAACTCGTAAAGCAGGACTTGAATTTTCAATATATGATGCCTATTCCTGTTCCATGCGTAATGTTGTTTCCTTATCAGGAGGAGAAAAGTTTTTAGTATCCCTGGCATTATCTCTTGCCTTATCTATGAGTGTACAGGCAAGAAATGGAGGAATCAGCTTTGATTGTATGTTTATTGATGAAGGCTTTGGCACATTAGATGAACATAGTATTGCGGATGCATTATCCATACTTGAAAAAATGAGTAAACAAAAAGGGAAAATTGGAATCATTTCCCACGTGGAAGTATTAAAAGAAAATATTCCAGGTGGAATCGAGGTTGAAAAAACACGAAATGGTAGTACAATCATAATCAGAAAGGACTGA
- a CDS encoding NAD-dependent protein deacylase, translating to MYEELKKVIEESNHIVFFGGAGVSTESNIPDFRSQSGIYSKKTYPYRAETMISHDFFIRHTKEFYDFYFHEMVYEKAMPNPAHIALAKLEAQGKLKAVITQNIDGLHQKAGSKEVLELHGSIHRNRCVDCHKFYTLEDILSQKDGVPVCPVCGGIIKPEVVLYGESLDMDVMEKAVSYIEQADTMIVGGTSLVVYPAAGLLQYFHGKHLVLINKEATSVDSQADIVIHDPIGQVLKTVVK from the coding sequence ATGTATGAAGAATTAAAAAAAGTAATTGAAGAAAGCAATCATATCGTATTTTTTGGAGGCGCAGGTGTCAGTACAGAAAGCAATATTCCTGATTTTCGTTCACAAAGTGGGATTTATAGTAAGAAAACCTATCCTTATCGTGCCGAAACAATGATTTCACACGACTTCTTTATACGCCATACCAAAGAATTCTATGACTTTTATTTCCATGAGATGGTGTATGAAAAAGCTATGCCAAATCCTGCGCATATCGCATTGGCAAAACTGGAGGCGCAAGGGAAACTAAAAGCCGTTATCACGCAAAACATTGATGGTTTACATCAAAAAGCAGGAAGTAAAGAAGTGCTGGAGCTACATGGCAGTATCCATCGCAATCGCTGTGTGGATTGTCATAAATTTTATACCTTGGAAGATATCTTATCTCAAAAAGATGGTGTGCCAGTATGTCCTGTTTGTGGCGGTATCATCAAACCGGAAGTTGTTTTATATGGAGAAAGTTTAGATATGGATGTCATGGAAAAAGCTGTATCTTATATTGAACAGGCAGATACCATGATTGTTGGAGGAACCAGCCTTGTCGTATATCCTGCGGCAGGATTACTCCAGTATTTTCATGGAAAACATTTGGTTTTGATCAATAAAGAAGCTACATCAGTGGATTCTCAGGCAGACATTGTCATACATGATCCTATCGGACAGGTGTTAAAAACGGTTGTAAAATAA
- a CDS encoding AarF/ABC1/UbiB kinase family protein has translation MANNQNSTLSSKKRLAQIIGILKKHHLTQGIDPVKFREILEDLGPTFVKIGQIMSSRQDMFSERYCKELVKLRDNVAPMPFSVVEQVIEAEYGVSRAEIFPQMDPKPLGSASIAQVHKATLKDGRSIVAKIQRPHIYQMMERDISLVRRAVKILRLNEVLGSVVDLNIVLDEFWYTAKQEMDFLNEAHFAMRFADLNDSITYIGYPQIETDYSTSKVLVMEYIDGYQIDDFEALKDNGYDCKEIAEKLAENYIKQIVDDGFFHADPHIGNIRIRDGQIVWIDFGMMGTLTRQDKDLMKKAVIAIASSNAQKLVDVILVLGVHDDRIDYTGLYCDIETFMNKYINLDLKDINLGFAIQEVFTIAHKHRISMPKGISMLARGLVTIESTMTVLDPDINIITIAANHVSENKLKHMDLKKEFASTSQKILEAGNNGIQIPVHLNELIQMCLKGRMKINLEVMDSTVPLNTINHMVNKLTVGIVSAGLLMASSLLCTTEMTPKVFGIPAIGFIGYVTALCLGFWLLFSVIKEHHKRKR, from the coding sequence ATGGCGAATAATCAAAACAGCACCCTGAGCAGTAAAAAACGGCTTGCCCAAATCATTGGTATTTTAAAAAAACATCATTTAACACAGGGCATTGATCCTGTAAAGTTTAGAGAAATATTAGAAGATCTGGGACCGACGTTTGTAAAGATTGGTCAGATCATGTCCAGTAGACAGGATATGTTCAGTGAACGTTATTGTAAGGAATTAGTCAAATTGCGCGATAATGTTGCCCCTATGCCCTTCTCTGTTGTTGAACAGGTGATAGAGGCAGAATATGGGGTTAGTCGTGCTGAGATATTTCCACAGATGGATCCAAAGCCGCTTGGGAGTGCTTCTATCGCACAAGTACATAAAGCAACATTAAAAGATGGCAGATCCATTGTCGCAAAAATACAGCGTCCTCATATCTATCAGATGATGGAACGTGATATCTCTTTGGTACGTCGTGCTGTAAAGATATTGCGTTTGAATGAAGTGCTGGGCAGTGTTGTTGACTTAAATATCGTATTGGATGAATTCTGGTATACCGCAAAACAGGAAATGGATTTCTTAAATGAAGCGCATTTTGCGATGAGATTTGCGGATTTAAATGACAGCATTACATATATTGGATATCCTCAGATAGAAACTGATTATAGTACTAGCAAGGTACTCGTTATGGAGTATATTGATGGATATCAGATTGATGACTTTGAAGCATTAAAAGATAATGGATATGATTGTAAAGAAATCGCAGAAAAACTGGCAGAAAATTATATCAAGCAAATCGTAGATGATGGATTCTTCCATGCGGATCCCCATATTGGTAATATTCGTATCCGTGATGGACAGATCGTATGGATTGATTTTGGTATGATGGGTACTTTGACAAGACAGGATAAGGACCTGATGAAAAAAGCCGTGATTGCGATTGCCAGCAGCAATGCACAGAAACTAGTGGATGTTATCTTGGTATTGGGTGTTCATGATGATCGCATTGATTATACTGGTCTGTATTGTGATATTGAAACCTTTATGAATAAATATATCAATCTGGATCTAAAGGATATCAATCTTGGATTTGCGATTCAGGAGGTATTTACCATTGCGCATAAGCATCGTATTTCCATGCCAAAAGGCATCAGTATGCTGGCAAGAGGTCTGGTCACAATTGAAAGCACGATGACAGTATTAGATCCTGATATCAATATTATTACCATTGCCGCAAACCATGTCAGTGAGAATAAACTGAAACATATGGACTTAAAGAAAGAATTCGCTTCCACCAGTCAAAAGATTTTGGAAGCTGGAAACAATGGTATACAGATTCCTGTGCATTTGAATGAATTGATTCAGATGTGTTTAAAAGGCAGAATGAAAATCAATCTGGAAGTTATGGATTCTACAGTGCCTTTAAATACCATCAATCATATGGTAAATAAATTAACCGTAGGAATTGTATCAGCTGGTTTATTAATGGCCAGTTCCCTGTTATGTACAACAGAGATGACACCAAAGGTATTTGGCATTCCTGCCATCGGCTTTATCGGTTATGTGACTGCTTTATGTTTAGGATTCTGGTTATTGTTCAGTGTTATTAAAGAACATCACAAAAGAAAACGTTAA
- a CDS encoding aspartyl beta-hydroxylase, translated as MNNLGDEMKKIILAGIGAAATTAEKSKEVVDQLVKKGEITVEQGKVLNEELKHNIKEKLRTPANADEISRDLEKVSKDDLAKLKAKIEELEKGMDEEEPSAPGQDGE; from the coding sequence ATGAATAATCTTGGTGATGAAATGAAGAAAATCATTCTTGCAGGTATCGGCGCTGCGGCAACAACGGCTGAAAAAAGCAAAGAGGTTGTTGATCAGCTGGTAAAGAAAGGTGAAATTACGGTTGAACAAGGCAAAGTCTTAAATGAAGAATTGAAACACAACATTAAAGAAAAGCTGAGAACACCGGCAAATGCTGATGAAATCAGCCGTGACTTAGAAAAAGTAAGCAAGGATGACCTTGCGAAACTGAAAGCGAAGATTGAAGAATTGGAAAAGGGAATGGATGAAGAAGAACCATCTGCTCCTGGCCAGGATGGCGAATAA
- a CDS encoding DegV family protein, whose protein sequence is MKNIALLCDSSADITKQEAEELDIHVIRMPITINGKEYIEEETIFDQDIIEALNKEEQVKTAQPVIGDIVKTWDHLLETYDEVFYLPLSKALSGTCHVAIGLAKQYNGRVTVVDSEYACYPIVKQLLAARAMFEKGYDCATVKKKLEEETNMFAILIPETLTALKNGGRISPAAAALAGLLKIQPLLKVDHGAIDLVDKVRTLKKAYKEGIRVVTEGINPEEYDWMIIDAYNRSMSDELKEMLEEATGQPVEQHVFKAVIMSHTGPGTIGFGRIKKLKY, encoded by the coding sequence ATGAAAAACATCGCTTTACTATGTGATTCTAGCGCAGATATCACAAAACAAGAGGCAGAAGAACTAGATATCCATGTCATTCGTATGCCGATTACGATTAATGGAAAAGAATATATTGAAGAAGAAACGATATTCGATCAGGATATCATTGAAGCATTAAATAAAGAAGAACAAGTAAAAACAGCACAGCCAGTCATTGGCGATATTGTGAAAACCTGGGATCATCTGTTGGAAACTTATGATGAGGTTTTTTATCTGCCATTAAGCAAAGCTTTATCTGGTACATGTCATGTAGCGATTGGACTTGCGAAACAATACAATGGACGTGTAACTGTTGTGGATAGTGAATATGCCTGCTATCCAATCGTAAAACAATTACTGGCAGCAAGAGCTATGTTTGAAAAAGGCTATGATTGTGCAACCGTGAAAAAGAAACTGGAGGAAGAAACCAATATGTTTGCGATTCTGATTCCAGAAACCTTGACTGCTTTAAAAAATGGGGGAAGAATATCCCCAGCAGCAGCTGCATTAGCAGGCTTGTTGAAGATTCAGCCACTTTTGAAAGTAGATCATGGCGCAATTGATTTGGTTGATAAAGTACGTACGCTGAAGAAAGCATATAAAGAAGGTATTCGTGTTGTTACAGAGGGCATTAATCCTGAAGAATATGACTGGATGATCATTGATGCCTATAATCGTTCCATGAGTGATGAATTAAAAGAAATGCTGGAAGAAGCAACCGGACAGCCTGTGGAACAGCATGTGTTCAAAGCAGTTATCATGTCCCATACAGGACCTGGTACGATTGGTTTTGGCAGAATCAAGAAATTGAAATATTAA
- a CDS encoding histidinol-phosphatase, with product MIDAHVALPQPFTYEALKAYIDVAVSKGLDGIVILEPTYKFRELKSMYREVCATYPYQKTWFQKVNTASLKEYQDFITEMRKKEFPIDVKFGLEACYFTQHESYIAGIKEAFDYDVFIGRIHFLDNIAFDWPKHSREMMWDKYNAGYLYRRYYEMMNAMLTSHLFDGIAGFDNIKLMNVKCPFKMDHTYHKMATLLAKNHIYVEDDASIDYRFHHVDKGLSKAFLAMCEQQGVEVKRVSHARSAEEVGKFE from the coding sequence ATGATAGATGCACATGTGGCGCTTCCACAGCCATTTACTTATGAAGCATTAAAAGCATATATTGATGTGGCAGTTTCTAAAGGACTGGATGGAATCGTGATTTTAGAGCCTACTTATAAATTTCGTGAATTGAAATCCATGTATCGTGAGGTATGTGCAACATATCCTTATCAAAAGACATGGTTTCAAAAGGTGAATACAGCTTCATTAAAAGAGTATCAGGATTTTATCACAGAAATGCGAAAAAAAGAATTTCCTATTGATGTGAAATTTGGATTAGAAGCATGTTACTTCACACAGCATGAAAGCTATATTGCTGGTATTAAAGAAGCGTTTGATTATGATGTGTTTATTGGACGCATTCATTTTCTTGATAATATCGCCTTTGACTGGCCAAAGCATTCTCGTGAAATGATGTGGGATAAATATAACGCAGGTTATTTGTATCGTCGTTATTATGAAATGATGAATGCAATGCTGACATCCCATCTATTCGATGGTATTGCCGGTTTTGATAATATCAAGCTGATGAATGTGAAATGCCCTTTTAAGATGGATCATACATATCATAAAATGGCAACGTTGTTAGCGAAAAATCATATTTATGTAGAAGATGATGCCAGCATTGATTATCGCTTTCATCATGTGGATAAAGGTTTAAGCAAAGCGTTTCTTGCCATGTGTGAACAGCAGGGTGTAGAAGTCAAACGTGTAAGTCATGCAAGAAGTGCAGAAGAAGTTGGAAAATTTGAATAA
- a CDS encoding HAMP domain-containing histidine kinase, whose product MNIKKLLAIAGLVLMPVTLQGCTSNSITPTETVKEFLDGYHDRDNTKIAANSTWKDYDATALELRDEDYMEDVDQQLQKKVYDMMLDFSHKEEKETIDEDKASVEVTLTMYDFSAVMDKGMKEAAKKADELSKKSDVDDKEIQKQILTVLFDNMAKASKDKTIHVTVDLVKEHGDWKVSDNNTALTDALLQNTQSIQNIAK is encoded by the coding sequence GTGAATATAAAAAAATTATTGGCAATCGCTGGTTTGGTACTGATGCCAGTCACCTTGCAGGGATGTACATCAAACAGTATTACACCAACAGAAACCGTCAAAGAATTCCTGGATGGCTATCATGATCGTGACAATACGAAAATCGCAGCCAACAGTACATGGAAAGATTATGATGCCACCGCTCTTGAACTACGTGATGAAGATTATATGGAAGATGTCGATCAACAGCTGCAGAAAAAAGTATATGATATGATGCTTGATTTCTCTCATAAGGAAGAAAAAGAAACCATTGATGAGGATAAAGCCAGTGTAGAAGTTACACTGACCATGTATGATTTTTCAGCCGTTATGGATAAAGGTATGAAGGAAGCTGCCAAAAAAGCTGATGAATTAAGTAAAAAAAGTGATGTAGATGATAAAGAAATTCAGAAACAAATCTTAACCGTTTTATTTGACAATATGGCAAAAGCTTCTAAAGATAAAACAATTCATGTCACTGTTGACTTAGTAAAAGAGCATGGCGATTGGAAGGTAAGTGACAACAATACTGCATTAACGGATGCCTTGCTGCAAAATACACAATCTATCCAAAATATAGCAAAATAA
- a CDS encoding SPOR domain-containing protein, whose translation MNQKRMIIISALVFSILFTGFYYLLFSYTTQNEDILHKTLYMNQVGLYKQEDTLKKMQKKLKDQGIVSYTWKQKDVTAIVCYISTNIDDTKNGQDKLKSLGINYIQKTADIESNEVAKLIDEKKYQEVLERIAE comes from the coding sequence ATGAATCAGAAACGTATGATTATTATTTCAGCACTTGTTTTCTCTATATTGTTTACTGGATTTTATTATCTATTGTTTTCTTATACCACACAAAATGAGGATATCCTACATAAGACATTATATATGAACCAGGTAGGTTTATATAAACAAGAGGATACCTTAAAGAAAATGCAGAAAAAATTAAAAGACCAGGGTATTGTTTCCTATACGTGGAAACAAAAAGATGTAACAGCAATCGTCTGTTATATTTCCACCAATATCGATGATACCAAAAATGGCCAGGATAAATTAAAATCTCTAGGGATTAATTATATTCAGAAAACAGCTGATATCGAAAGCAATGAAGTGGCAAAACTGATCGATGAAAAGAAATACCAGGAGGTACTGGAAAGGATCGCGGAATGA
- the radC gene encoding DNA repair protein RadC — protein sequence MKVKDMNKEQRPREHALQDGIEALNNRELVAILLRSGSKTRSALEVADEVLAKMEHLGELGVAQLNDLMEIDGIAQAKALELQAAFELGRRIAFDKVKQMHCINSPKDIVDWLNQQIGFMKQEHFLVLFLNHHNQIVSYRTMFKGSMTSASVHPREIYKEALASGCAKIICVHNHPSGNVEPSEADILLTEAIDACGKMTCIPLVDHIIVGKNSYTSLRQKQLID from the coding sequence ATGAAAGTAAAAGATATGAATAAGGAACAACGTCCCAGAGAACATGCATTACAGGATGGTATTGAGGCACTTAACAACCGGGAGCTTGTGGCAATATTATTACGAAGTGGCAGTAAGACGCGCTCAGCACTAGAAGTCGCTGATGAAGTACTAGCAAAAATGGAACATTTAGGAGAGTTAGGTGTAGCACAATTAAATGATTTGATGGAAATTGATGGGATTGCACAGGCGAAAGCATTGGAGCTACAGGCAGCTTTTGAACTTGGCAGACGCATTGCTTTTGATAAAGTCAAACAGATGCATTGTATTAATAGTCCCAAGGATATTGTGGACTGGTTGAATCAGCAAATCGGTTTTATGAAACAGGAGCATTTTCTGGTACTCTTTTTGAATCATCATAACCAGATTGTTAGTTATCGTACGATGTTTAAAGGTTCTATGACATCAGCAAGTGTACATCCAAGAGAAATCTATAAAGAAGCTTTGGCCAGTGGCTGTGCAAAGATCATCTGTGTGCATAATCATCCTTCTGGAAATGTAGAACCCAGTGAAGCTGATATCTTATTGACAGAAGCTATTGATGCCTGCGGGAAGATGACGTGTATTCCTTTGGTGGATCATATCATTGTAGGAAAAAATTCTTATACAAGTTTGCGACAAAAGCAATTAATTGATTGA
- the mreC gene encoding rod shape-determining protein MreC → MSKLNRLQKILLGLIAVFLILGVILRSMSGSLSGNLAYDGVSMLKYGLIDQPLQTLKGWMKDFSDLWAVKDENDNYKYLISTMPSIQAQNDELIRENTELKELLDLQKDETAYKLTYAKVKSRDQAYWNNQLTINKGKKDGIKEGMAVRTAKGLIGKISEVSEYSSTVKLLTSEDKQNNVIIKVSISDKEAVDGVLQSYDASKGRYVVQLFDTSDKIKQGQQVISSGKGEGYPGGIFIGTVDTVQALNNQTGQTVYVKPVDDFQSFETVAVVTGEK, encoded by the coding sequence ATGTCAAAATTAAATCGATTACAAAAAATACTGCTGGGATTGATCGCAGTATTTCTAATACTAGGTGTGATTCTGCGCAGTATGAGTGGTAGTCTGAGTGGAAATCTTGCATATGATGGTGTCAGTATGCTGAAATATGGATTGATTGATCAGCCACTTCAAACATTAAAAGGATGGATGAAAGATTTTTCTGATTTATGGGCGGTCAAGGATGAAAATGACAACTATAAATATCTGATCAGCACCATGCCAAGTATACAGGCACAAAATGATGAACTGATAAGAGAAAATACGGAATTAAAAGAACTGCTAGATTTACAAAAAGATGAAACTGCATATAAATTAACATATGCGAAAGTAAAAAGTCGTGATCAGGCATACTGGAACAATCAGTTAACAATCAATAAAGGTAAAAAAGATGGTATCAAAGAAGGAATGGCAGTAAGAACCGCAAAAGGCTTAATCGGCAAGATTTCTGAAGTTAGTGAGTATTCCAGCACTGTGAAGCTTTTGACGAGTGAAGATAAACAAAACAATGTCATTATTAAGGTAAGCATTTCAGATAAAGAAGCCGTGGATGGTGTTTTACAAAGCTATGATGCAAGTAAAGGACGATACGTGGTTCAATTGTTTGATACATCAGATAAGATCAAGCAGGGACAACAGGTCATCTCCAGTGGAAAAGGGGAAGGATATCCAGGGGGTATCTTTATTGGTACCGTGGACACTGTGCAGGCTTTGAATAATCAGACAGGACAGACTGTTTATGTAAAACCAGTGGATGATTTCCAAAGTTTTGAAACGGTTGCTGTTGTGACAGGTGAGAAATAA